The following are from one region of the Lineus longissimus chromosome 19, tnLinLong1.2, whole genome shotgun sequence genome:
- the LOC135503212 gene encoding zinc finger protein 62 homolog: MAYIQETLVHQSHPKTVMTQMQQLQTQQVLCDLTLLTKDGGNFPVHKLVMISGSEYFKTLLDKGMLNAEGLIMHDITCNSLQQLIHYLYTGVAYVNKFTIMQLYTAASQLSIISLKKLCRDYVRRNARSMGLADDLLEEMKTVWAREDAMARQSKDTQPTMITSPIGSNTGFPAPVAPSLPTISAAPIGSENAANGGKVVYYPDEMSLDGEHLEGEPVIPEEVAPPIVETRNEDTLSGKMKTDESVVVAEKPAEIQANVKDEAELKAEDDLGNLSYGEFESTEGDNDDDYNPGGADEGDVVMGKRRKGNVAAKLPVKRKRSQKKSVSISTTKPMRSRRSSKKTVKVSRKTKKPAKSMTKSDEKPRPIKLKIRKSDVEDYDKFICSVCGDGFRYDTFLKLHKLKEHATTIPTVGMHFFMRKYRRIMYNPRPVDGAYHCCRPRCLEREETFTNLTRLRCHEIKRHPEFPFLISLEPKVKVRERRRRKYSCNLCQPQRYFLHLNLLKKHNGVMHGDIVQDEKVGERKRRSAQKKNAVLKLKPKKRLVMTLPLPAPGNIMCQLCKLPIKNQVELAKHLQLDHDIYTLVYNKSKIKLQCPDCRKACAGNRNTYKLLRKHIRSAHGTDIARQCFYCGRVMNSRTSLNHHLKSSHRINPSIMKLDPIMKKYIVGGEKSGGDDVTGTLRCHYCRTALPTDSELADHLRTMHAQFASFTRITAKDNSDNYDCQRCHRVFKTVDEIQLHFVDDHGPGRRMKNKHTSEILGIFRCREEGCFSESRVEAELESHMKEKHPSVKYDCHQCHFTTSLCYKLDEHLPKHTSKFICDLCGKECRKNFALKTHKFRKHNIQDASLKVHQCEFDGCRFTCFQKSSLKGHMIKHQKDKPFTCPTCGRSLKTAQSLEMHNNKVHKGIRPYMCEICGRGFSKQCEIRAHVRQHSSDRLKCEHCKFSTMNKYSLISHLLSRHNIQVRENEKLFHCPMCDYKTMREKHLTNHINSHLNVREFICSKCGKSFVSANSLRGHNNWVHSEKRYRCDFCSYRGGSLSNLKQHVRIMHTQRGLKPYKCAYCDFRCELSGNCRVHCRSAHKGLEIKWVKVVDFNLDLPKKGLLGDDYEEEDLPTMVPTTSQAVTTLPLETQISATPPPLQTTVQIPVVELHNKKESALAHELQQEIHEVHDIRDLREMAAAQEAREIEIGRQSAPPSSSHTPQPVMYQQDGTGPVMYPDPHTALYLSEPIPTTRTTYYSTDGNLYDVQRAQMYMPHDAHTGHLYQHHEGGGMYTN, encoded by the exons ATGGCGTACATCCAAGAGACGCTGGTTCACCAGAGCCACCCGAAGACGGTCATGACCCAGATGCAGCAACTACAAACCCAGCAAGTCCTGTGCGATCTGACACTGCTGACAAAAGATGGCGGCAACTTCCCTGTCCACAAACTCGTCATGATCAGTGGGTCAGAGTATTTCAAGACGTTGTTGGATAAAGGGATGCTCAATGCAGAAGGATTGATTATGCATG ACATCACTTGCAACTCCTTGCAGCAGCTTATTCACTACTTATACACAGGCGTGGCATACGTCAATAAGTTCACCATCATGCAGCTCTACACTGCAGCCAGCCAGCTCAGCATCATCTCGTTGAAGAAACTCTGCCGCGACTATGTGCGACGGAACGCCAGGTCAATGGGACTTGCTGATGATCTTTTGGAGGAGATGAAGACAGTATGGGCACGGGAGGATGCTATGGCACGCCAGAGTAAAGACACGCAACCAACCATGATAACGTCTCCCATCGGGAGTAATACTGGTTTTCCGGCACCAGTTGCCCCGTCGCTGCCTACAATTTCAGCTGCACCAATCGGGAGTGAGAACGCGGCGAATGGGGGCAAGGTTGTTTACTATCCAGATGAGATGTCGCTCGATGGCGAACATTTAGAGGGTGAACCGGTCATTCCTGAGGAAGTGGCTCCACCTATTGTGGAGACAAGGAATGAAGATACTTTGAGTGGGAAGATGAAAACTGATGAAAGTGTTGTAGTGGCAGAGAAACCTGCCGAGATTCAGGCCAATGTTAAGGATGAAGCAGAACTCAAGGCTGAGGATGATTTGGGTAATCTGAGTTACGGCGAGTTTGAGAGTACGGAAGGGGATAATGACGATGATTACAACCCAGGGGGCGCTGACGAGGGAGATGTGGTTATGGGGAAGCGTAGGAAAGGTAATGTTGCTGCAAAGCTTCCAGTTAAACGAAAACGTAGTCAAAAGAAATCTGTTTCTATCTCGACGACAAAGCCGATGAGGTCGAGACGTAGTTCGAAAAAAACTGTGAAGGTGTCGAGAAAAACAAAGAAACCAGCGAAATCCATGACAAAGTCAGATGAAAAGCCTCGTCCAATCAAATTAAAGATACGTAAATCGGATGTGGAAGATTATGATAAGTTTATATGCAGCGTCTGTGGCGATGGGTTCCGTTATGACACGTTTTTGAAACTGCATAAATTAAAGGAGCACGCGACAACCATCCCAACAGTTGGGATGCATTTTTTCATGAGGAAATATCGTCGTATCATGTACAATCCCCGGCCAGTAGATGGAGCCTACCATTGTTGTCGACCACGTTGTTTAGAGCGTGAAGAAACGTTTACAAACCTGACACGTTTGAGATGTCATGAGATTAAGAGACATCCGGAATTTCCGTTTCTAATCTCTCTGGAAcctaaggtcaaggtcagagagAGACGAAGACGGAAATATAGTTGTAATTTATGCCAGCCGCAGCGCTACTTCCTGCATTTGAATCTCTTGAAGAAACACAATGGCGTGATGCACGGTGATATCGTGCAAGACGAGAAAGTGGGAGAGCGTAAGAGAAGAAGTGCACAAAAGAAGAACGCTGTCCTGAAACTGAAGCCCAAGAAGAGATTAGTCATGACATTACCTTTACCGGCTCCCGGGAACATCATGTGTCAATTGTGCAAACTGCCGATCAAAAACCAAGTCGAACTTGCCAAACACTTGCAGCTCGATCATGACATTTACACTTTAGTCTATAACAAGAGTAAAATCAAACTGCAGTGTCCGGATTGTCGTAAAGCTTGCGCTGGAAACCGCAATACGTATAAACTTCTCCGTAAACATATCCGGTCGGCGCACGGAACAGACATTGCACGGCAGTGTTTCTACTGCGGTCGGGTCATGAACAGCCGCACCAGCCTCAATCATCACTTGAAAAGTTCCCACCGTATAAATCCATCGATTATGAAACTTGACCCGATCATGAAGAAATATATCGTCGGGGGAGAGAAATCTGGCGGTGATGATGTGACGGGTACTCTACGCTGTCATTATTGTCGAACAGCTCTTCCAACAGACTCTGAATTAGCGGATCACCTGCGTACCATGCATGCCCAGTTTGCTTCCTTTACGCGTATCACTGCTAAAGACAATTCAGATAATTATGACTGCCAACGTTGCCACCGTGTGTTCAAAACTGTCGATGAGATTCAGCTGCATTTTGTCGATGATCATGGGCCTGGACGTCGCATGAAGAATAAACACACCAGCGAGATTCTTGGCATATTCCGGTGCCGGGAGGAAGGGTGTTTCTCCGAGTCGAGGGTTGAAGCAGAGTTGGAGTCTCACATGAAGGAAAAACATCCCTCA GTGAAATACGACTGCCATCAGTGTCACTTCACGACTTCCCTCTGCTACAAGCTGGATGAGCATCTTCCTAAACACACCTCAAAGTTCATCTGCGACCTTTGTGGAAAAGAATGCCGGAAAAACTTTGCCCTGAAAACACACAAGTTCAGAAAACATAACATACAGGATGCAAGTTTGAAG GTGCACCAGTGCGAGTTTGACGGATGTCGGTTCACATGCTTCCAGAAAAGTTCGCTGAAAGGTCACATGATCAAACATCAGAAAGACAAGCCATTCACATGTCCGACCTGTGGCCGAAGCTTGAAGACGGCACA GAGTCTCGAGATGCATAACAACAAGGTCCACAAAGGAATACGCCCTTATATGTGTGAAATCTGTGGACGTGGATTCTCCAAGCAATGTGAGATTCGCGCCCATGTCAGACAGCACTCATCTGACCGCCTCAAGTGTGAACACTGCAAGTTCTCAACAATGAACAAGTATAGTCTGATCA GCCACCTTCTGTCACGCCACAACATCCAAGTACGAGAAAACGAAAAGCTTTTCCACTGCCCAATGTGCGATTATAAAACAATGCGTGAAAAACACCTGACCAATCACATCAACTCTCACTTGAACGTCCGAGAATTCATCTGTTCAAAATGCGGGAAGAGCTTCGTTTCGGCAAATTCACTGCGTGGTCATAATAACTGGGTGCATAGCGAGAAGCGGTATCGGTGTGACTTCTGTAGCTACCGCGGTGGGTCGTTGTCGAATTTGAAACAGCATGTACGAATCATGCACACTCAAAGAGGGTTAAAGCCATACAAATGTGCATACTGTGATTTCCGTTGCGAGTTGAGCGGGAATTGTCGCGTGCATTGCCGCTCAGCGCACAAAGGTTTAGAAATCAAATGGGTCAAAGTGGTGGATTTCAATCTTGATTTGCCAAAGAAAGGTTTGTTGGGTGATGATTATGAGGAGGAGGACCTTCCTACGATGGTCCCTACGACTAGTCAAGCTGTGACAACGTTACCCTTGGAGACGCAGATATCAGCAACGCCACCGCCATTGCAGACGACTGTCCAGATTCCTGTCGTGGAGCTGCATAATAAAAAAGAATCGGCACTGGCACACGAGTTACAACAAGAAATACACGAGGTCCACGACATTCGTGACTTGAGAGAAATGGCGGCCGCCCAAGAGGCGAGGGAAATTGAGATTGGACGCCAGTCGGCTCCACCTAGTAGTAGTCATACACCGCAGCCGGTTATGTATCAACAGGATGGTACAGGGCCGGTGATGTATCCAGATCCTCACACTGCCCTCTATCTGTCAGAACCGATACCAACAACGAGAACAACATATTATTCCACCGATGGGAATTTGTATGACGTACAACGAGCACAAATGTATATGCCTCACGATGCACATACTGGACACCTGTATCAACATCATGAAGGTGGGGGGATGTACACTAACTAG